TCGGCTCCTGGACGTGCGTGCAAACAACAAACCAAAACGGTTTCTGTTCTTCTCAAACTGGGAACTTCTGCGCAACTCACAGCGACGTACGGATACGCCAAAGTTTGTACTCTTTCAGAATTTCAAACAATGCGTCCCTGGTAGGCCTTATTTAggttggggttaggaatcagtatttgacactgtagcactttcgtttgtatttgacaattattgtccaatcatggcctaactaggctcaaaagattcgtctcgtaatttacaatcaaactgtgtaattagttatttttttatctacatttaatactccatgcatgtgtccaaagatttgatatgatggaaagagagtgaaaaaacttacaatctagtCAAGGCCCGACTAAATAAGGCCCATTGTGCCGTGCTGTACGGTGGCACATCTCGATCGGATAACCTGAACGAGCTGCGTGCTTCAAATACTTAGAACGTGATGGATCGTAGATGATTCAGAGCAAGAGCTACAAACAACAGACTCTGGTAGTGTGGCCATTTCAGCCGTCCATTCCAAAAGGAGATTTACTATATATCATGTATAGTTATGACAAGTTCTCTGAATCCTGTATAATTAATTCTGACCATGGCCGTAGCAATATTCAAATAGAAATGAATGATAGAAGATGTAACGGTAGCTACACGTCATATTTTTCAGATTCTTCGCTCTGTTGAGATGTCCACACTGGAGACCCATAGTTTACATTACAAATATCTGACAAAAAGGAAAATAAACCAAGATATGGCAATGCCAGCACTGTGGCATACTTTTCTAAATGACAATAGTAATCCCTTCTTTGTAAGAGAATACAATATTATTTGCGAAAATATGCATCTATCTTGTTCAATGCAAACTGAGCGCCGTGGAATCTGCACTCTTCGTCCCCCGGTGCGAGGCAACACTAATTATTCTTTCAGAACTCAGAAGAGTGGTAGACGACGTGCTTATATGGTAACTTCATTAATATTGAGATCTTGGGTGTGTGTTCACTGTGCTTAAAAAAACTTGGGCACGAATAATCTGCTATTGATAATGGTAGCTAGTGGTTTGACTTTTGTCGAAACTTCAGTATCACTAGTGAAACTGTAGCTCTTCTATTTGATTTTGTTGTTCCTTTTGTTTTTGTACTGATTGTGACTACTAGCAAAAAAAATGCATAGCCCTAAGTACATAATAGGGCGTCTAGCaacagaaataaaaaaaaagacatCAACTTGCTCTCCTAATAAGTTCTACAGCAGAGCTGTGTATCCATGTTCTACCCTGCAAATCACCTCACCCCTATTGCCTCTATCCGTGAATGTTGCACTGCTGCAAGTGTGGGTTATCATAGTTGAGGTACCTGTTCCAGTAGTCTCTGTACTTTGGGATAGAAATCTCCAGCCAGGGTTTTAGTTTCCCACTGTAGTGGATGACAGAGGCACTCTCAAGTTCATTTCTTCCAATGctgaagtcatggccaagccctAGAACATGCCATCGGTGATCCAGAGGCAGTGTTTTGTTGTAGAAGATGAGCTGACTCAGTGGCAAGCTTCCTGCCTTCCATAACTTCTGAATTTTGCCCTGAAAATTGGAAGCCAAAGCGAAATAGGGTGTCACAAACAACAAATAAACGTAGAAAATACTTTGCATGAAAGTTGTTCTCCCTCAAAATAAAGTAACATGATATCATCAAGACTCACCAGTTGAAACCATTTATGATAAGTTTCAGTCAAACCCTGTTTGCGCCATTCATTCAGGTCAAATATGTTCATCCCAAATGCAAATGCACAAGCCTTTGGATCAAGTTTGCTGAAGATGTTTGGATTAGAAAAGTCAACCAGGCTATCCAATCGATGGTAACCTTCACTCGAAGTGCATGTCTCAACAGCACCAATTATTTTACCCTTCATATCTAGATCCCATAATCCAGTTAACTCATTCTGGACTACCACATCATGGTCCAAGAGTACAACCTTGCTCAAAGAGGGAAACACTTCTGGCAAATAAaaacgcaagtggttaagtgcagAAGTGTATCTTGGATCTCGGACACCCTTCATCTTGAATCTGGAACTGAAATCACCAGGCAACCATTTCAAATCATCTAGGCTTTTGATTTGGATTGCTGCTGGAGTTGGTGGGTTTGTCAGAAACCACATCATCATTGCAGGATAGTTCAATGCATCAGTTACAATATGTAATATTATCCTTCCAGGATCCTGCAAAATAAAATAGGCTGAATCAAAAGAAGATTCCAGGATGAAATGAAAGTAGCAGCAAGTCATACAGgagtttttttttctcgatcggGCCATTCACCCGTTTTTCAATAAGAGGAAAAAAGTTATCGGTACACCCGTGGGCGATCACGCAAGCGAGGAGCCTTTGTGACACAACGCACACCTGCTACTGGATTCGCTTAGAAAAAATTACATACGAAAGGTGTTTTGCGACCAAATCGGCAAGACAAAAGCGAGCGTCTAGGGCCGCTGCTTCCTGCCCGGGAAGAGGACCTGCATGGCTTCCCGCGTCGACGTCGACAGGGGGAGGGTGAAGGCGACCAGAAAATCCTCAAAGGAGGCTTCATCAGGTAGCTTAGTCTCCACCTCGAGTCCTAGACGTTTCATCGTCACCTTACGCGCCTGAACCTCCGGCTTCTGTTCCCTGTTCCTGCTCTTGGCGGCAAGCCTAGCGCTCCTCCTGGGGGCAAGCTCCGAGTCGTCTAGCTCCCCCGCCCGCGCTCTGGCCGCCCGGGTTAGCTGCAGTCGTGGAGGCGACGACAAGACAGGCATCGTGAGCGGCTTCTTAAATGCAGCGATGAAGTCCTCGGTCGACGTTGCGGCCATCGCGTCAGGCGCTCTGCCATCAACAGTCGGCGTGGCTGGGCCGCCTCCGCCTGCACCTACCTGGTTGCTTGGGAAGTCGACCTGGACCGAAGGGGATCCCCCAACCTGCTCCGGCTCCAAGAGTGAGGTCCTTGGAGAGGTTTGGCCCGAGCCGCACTCGTCTGGGCCTGAAAGGCACAGGTCCACCGCCTGGGCCGCCTCCGACACGGCCTGGCTCGTGAGACTGCTTGTATCTGCATTTCGCCACCCTGCCTAGCGACGCTAGAGTGGCCGTCCTTCTGACACTCGCGTGCAAAGGGGCCCTCGAGCAAAGCACAGACCCCGGCCGCGCCCAGACACAGAACCTCAAGGAAAGGTATGCCTGGAACTCCTCCGGCGTGACGGCTGGCTGGTCTCCACCAACGAGTGCGACGAGAACAAGGGAGAGGTCCGCTCCAGACGCAGCGAGCTCCACGTTCCTCTGGACGACGAAGACCTCGACCTTGGGACGGTTATCAACGTCACCCAGAGGTGGGGATACCGGCACACTGCTGTTGTGGTGCTGCTGCGGCGACGATGACGGCGCGGTCGACCGCTGCACATGACAAGGCGAAGGCGACGACGTTGTCGGCGTCTGACCTGGCGCAGCGCGACATTCCGACGACAAGCTGGGTCGCCTCGGGCCAGCGGGGTGACGTTTAAAGGCATTCCGACTGGGGCGACGTGCCACCGAGGATGAAGGCTTGCACGCCGGCGAGGGTCTCGCTTGCACGCCGGCGAACGAACACGCTTGCACGCCCGGCCCCGATGGCCGGTACCCCAGCAGCGTAGGCAACGGGACGGGGAGTGACACTGAGCGGCGACGTGGTCGGGCGCGAGACAGTTGAAGAAGAGACACCAGCGCCGGCGGGACGGGACGGTGGTGTTTGGTGGCCATTCTCCCCAGGCAGTGCCAGCGATGACGACTTTCAATGATCTGGAACCCCTCGGCGTCGACGTTGGGCCCATGACATGGCACATGCGCGGCCTTGTGCGCTGCCAAGATGTTGTCAGGCACTGACGCCCTACACCACGGGCCGAGGTGCTGGTGCACCAGGACCCTTGCCACCGACTGTGGACCAAGGCGACGCTGCGCGGGCACTCACGCGGCCCGCAGCGGTGGTGTCCCACGGCCGTCGTGCGTGCTGTTCCTACGCCAATGACGCCGCTTTCCCTTGGCAGCCACTAGGTGGCTTCCCTCCACGTTGGCTGCGTTCTGCGCCGTGTCCGGAGCCCCCACCGGCAGTGGAGGCATGTCTCGGAGAGCCTTGCGAGCGGCATCCACGTACGACAAGCACGTGGCAGATGAAGCGAGTTCGTCGTCAGAGCTGCCCACGCCGGGGTGTTCCTCCCAACGCCGGAACTTACTCCTGCCAGCCGATCGACGGGCGGGGAAGAAGGGGGGAGCATGCGGGGAGAGGGCGGACGTTGTGGCTGGCGGTGTGGACGCCCGCGCAGCTTCACCGGctttgtcgtcgtcgtcctcgtcgtcatcctcctccacctagtcctcgtcctcgtcctcgtcttcCAAGACGTCCTCGACGACGACCAGGGTCTCGTCCTCCAACCTTCCAACTGTGGTAGACACCGGTGGAGGCGAGGCGGCAGCCGGGGTTAGAGGATTGCCCCGGCCGAGCGGAGTGCTGTGAACGGGCGGGAGGGTGCCGGCGGCTGTGAAGGCTGGGGGTGGCGACGCGGCGACGGATTTGGGCCCGGCCGCCGCGGCCTCCCCAGGAAGCGACGGGGCGACCTCACCTCGGCCATGGATATTGGCAGCACCGTCACCCGCGCGCGGTTAGGGGATGGCCGCGGCAGCGGGAATCGACTTCGGCGTCGGCAGGGAGGCAGCCGACGGGGAGCCGCACGGGTCAGAGACGGGTGGTGGCGGCCTCACGGCAGACTGGGGATGGGCTCCCACGCCGCCCAcgccgtcgccgacgccgactcGGGCCGCGTCTGCTGCGGCCTCACGCACCTCCACCAGGCGAACCATCAGATCCGGCTTGCTCTTCCCCTGCAGCTCGTGGGCGACTGCAGCTGAGGCGGGCGGTGGCGCAGCAGCGACTGAGGCTGCGACAGGCTCGTCTTCCGTACAGGTCGCCGCCTCCACCTCCGACGTGGCTACAACCCTGTCTTGGCCATCCGAATAGGCAAACGACCCCTTGAATGGGAGATCTCGTTGAGTAGTAGTAGGATCTGTAGTGGATTTGGTTTTTGGCCTTGGATCTTGGGTGGATTTCAGAGGATTTTGAGCGGGGGGTGGTGTGGGGGGCTCGGGTTGGGAGACTCTCCAGGGAGGGTCCAACGGCTCCATACCGTTAGGAATCCACATTTCTTGTCACTAGTGACTGTAGCTACGGAAGAAGTCATAGTGCAGTCCTTCCTTCCATGCTCCTTGCATGTAAATTCTCATCATACAACATGAATAACAAAATAATAAGAAATAAATGTCCACCCAATTAGTCCCTCAAAGTTGCAGAAAACCAAAGGCAGGGTAATTATAGACATGCAGAAAGCATACAGCAGCAGTTGCCACATTGATGTTCCATTGTTTTTAACTGTAGTGCATTGAGTAAACACACAGCTCACAGAAAAACCAAGCCAAGTATTATTGCTTCATGAATCTAAGATCATACCTTTGATGCTGCAATTGTAGAGTTGACAACCACAGCGCTTGCAAGGACATTGTCTGAGAATATTGCATAATGATAATAACCATCCAACTGAATGCTGTCTCTTTTAGGGAATTCACGTTTAATGGGATCTAACGAAAAGTATTCTGCGGTGAGTTGCATTGCTAGGCAGTGATGGCCTTTGGGTAATGTCCTCACAGCAACCTGCTCGAGGAATGAAGATTCACTTTGGTGTGCTCTGAACAATTCTTCACTGTTATGCATCATTGCACGTAGCTTTGATGTCATCTGAGAGCAACGTGGGTAGGTCCTCTGAGCCTTGGAAAGGGTCAGCTCCATCGCCTTCATTTTTTGCAACACACTGCAtggtgttttttcttttttatatcaGTAACAgaattgttttcttccatgaaACATTTGCATGGTTTAACAGAACTACTTTAATGATCATTGTAACTAAAACTTACCTCGCAGGTACATGGGTACCTCCACTTGAGTGGCTTATTGCCCTTTCAATCTCTTTTATCCTCAATCTCAGCTCTCGAACTAAATGTACACTACCTTGGGGAGAAGCAAAATGCAAGTATGCCTTCGCCATGAGTAGCTGATCTTGCATCATCCATATCTTTTCTTTGGTGTCCGGGGGAGATTTAGATATCCTTTCATCTTCTTCCGCCGCAATTTCATCAGTTTGCACATCTATCTGCAGAAAGACTCACTGACATTAGTATCCTTAACTGCATTCAGTTGAAACGGTGATTGTGTCCCTGCTCAGGAACATATTGAAAAGGACCAGTCGTTTTGCAGAGGAAATTGACCAAAACCTCGCAATATTCACTGTGAACTGGAAAAGGGTACCCCTGCTCAGAACATACTGAAAAGAAAGTCATTTTGCAGAGGAAATTGACCAAAACCTTGCAATATTCGTTGTGAACTGGAAAAGGTTCAGCCACATATACAGTATACAGCCACATATACAGTATaagcaagaagaaaaaaacaAGGGACAAAATCCTACTTGAATTACTGTTCCATGACAGATAATTAGCGGTTCCCCTGTCTACCGTAGCCCAACTTCATATTCAGGCTACAGAATTCAGCAATTTGGCACGACGAACGCTACTCTTTCTTAGTATAATTCAGCAGTGGCACTTCTCTACCACACCGACACCCAGGTCCCAGGAACAACTACTTCCAGGGATGAAATGGAAAAGGTTGTTCCcagaattttttttcaaaaaactaTATACAATAGTACACAGCTCATAGATACAGTCCCAACAAATGACAGTTGCAACGAATTACCTCTTCGGTGACGACACTCAGCCTGGCTTCTGGAATCCTCCCCTGCATAAAAAACAAGCACGAAATTCACATTCGAGACAAGCGAAGCGAACCAGAACGGAATCGACAGAACAAAAGAAGGAAGGGACCAGAATCAGGATCATCTGGAACAATCTCACTCTCACCTGCTGCGCCGACAGGCGGACCCCACCGCCCCCACCAGCGCCGCGCTCCCCACCTGCACGCAAAGCAGGTTCCCATCGCTATCAGCAAAGGCAAAGCACACACACCAGACACCAAGCGCACCACTGAACCCGGCGCTCCCAACCAAATTAGCGCGAGGGATTCTCCGCGACGGGAGGAGCGAGGCAGATCGCTGGACTCACCGCCGGGGCCGGCGGAGCGGGCGCGGCCGTCGGGGAGCGGGAGGTGGAGGAGCGCGAAGACGAAGCCGCAGGCGGTCGCGATCAGCAGCACCCGCAGCACAGCGGCCGCGGACGACTCCCTCCCGCCGCCGGCCGCCCACATCGCGCACGCCGCCAGTTGCCAGCCGCCCACCACGCCACGCGGCTCTCCAATCTCGGGCACACAGCCGCCGGAACCGCTCTCGAATTCGGCCGCCGCTCGCGGTCTCGCCTACGGCTACTGGGAACTGTGTGAAACTGTGAGAAAGCGTAGCAGGCGGGGGAGGGGGGGTGGGGAGCTCGGGGGGCTCATGGGGGCGGTGCGCGTATCACTGACGGGTGGGGACGGAGAAGAAGTGGGCCCGGTGTCAGGGAGGCATAGTGGTGGTGGGGTCTGGGGATACGTGGGCTCCGATCCGGGTGCGCGAGACGTTTGTCTTTCGTGGGTAGGGGCGGTTGTCAGGACACGCTTCTGGAAAtccaccttttttttttctttattataGTTTCCTTCTTTTTGCAGTCGTGTTATCTTGGAAGTGTTAAGATGTGTTTCCTTATGTATGAGCAATCACGATTATCCCTTCCTCTTCTGCACCGAGGGTGGGGTCCACTGGCTTCCTACACTCAGTTTTAAAATTATGAAAATAGTATTTGAAAGAGTGGGGAATGTTTTTTGTTTCGAAATTTCCAAATTGCAAACACGTCTTGTACCACGGGTCCACGCCTCAAGTCCTCATAGGCTGTCTCATTGTCTAGCAGAGCTATAATACTAAAAGAATAGTTCATGCAAGTTGGCCGATCCTAGTTTTTAGTAaagctaggccttgtttagatacccacaaaattccaagttttttcactctctctccatcacatcaatttttagccgtttgcatggagcattaaatgtaggtaaaaaaaataactaattgcacagtttagttgaaaatcacgagatgaatcttttgagcttagttggtccacgattggacaatatttaccaaataagacgaaagtgctactattcatcgggttgaaatttttttcaatctaaacaaggccctagctcGAGTTGTGTGCAAGTTGTGATCGAGTATTTTAGATGAAATATACAGAGATTTAAACTACTTAGTTTTACCCCATAAAGTTTGATTTTTTGTAGAAAATATAAAAGCTATAGCTCGGTTAAACATAACCTTCAAGGCAAATTAGCTTAAGACTTCTCGAGAACataattttgaaatggatttttttttgtgtgtgtgattgaactTTTGGATCTTTGAGCTGCATGGCTACCGTTTTTGGGATATTTAATTTTTTACCATTATAGCGGATGTCACCTCTTCAGATAGCACTCTTAAAATTACTCATTTATATATGCCATCGAGAGAGAGCATTTGATACATTCTTGCCATTTTTGCTGACGTGGCACGCCAACTCGACCTGACAGCATAGACTGGCAACGGGAAATGACATTTTTGTTCCTCATCTATTTCTTCTATCTCTATCCATTCCTCGCTCGAGCTCCAGCCATGGGCGACGATGGGGTCCATAGCGGCGGCTGATAGGACATAGGGGAAGTTGGGGGCGAGGCAGCCGGGGCCACGGCCTGTAGATCCACGGCTACGCCCGACGCCGGCGACGAACATGGCGGCACCTGGAGCACGGCCTCCTTGGCGCCGGCCACGAACATGGCGGCCccgtgcctcctctgcttcctcgcCGGTGGACGACGTGCATCCCCGGTCATAGACAAGCTGCGCCGCGTCTCTTCGTGCGCGGTCGCTGCCGGTACCGGCGAGCCAGCTTCCCCCGTCGGCGACGAACATGGTGGCACCTCGCCGGACCTAGGAGCTCGCGCGGCCAGAAGGGGAGGAGCCGGACCTCGCGCGCGTCGCCGGGGATGGGGGAGAAGCGACCGGAAGGGGAGGAGCTGAACCTCGCGCGGCCGACCATGGGGGAGGCACGCGGGGGATGGGGCCCGTGGCAGAGCCCACGCGCGGCGGATCTCGTGCCTGCCTTCGCCATCGGAGCAGCGCTGCTAACTGGGGTGGTGCGCAGACCTCGCGCTCGCCGGCTTCATCTGCTTTTGCTCGCGcccaggagggaggaggaggcaaAGCTGAGAGGCGCATAGGCCGGGATGCATCTTTACCTagcgatgaggatgagatggaCGAAGAAGAAATTAATGAGGGGTAACAAAGTCATTTCGCATCCCACAGACATGCTGGCTTCACTACGTGTTCTACCACGTATGTACAAATGACTTAAAATTATGAATTCTTCTCTCTCGATTATAAATATGTAGAAACAATTTTAAAAATGCTATCTAAAAAGGTGATATtcgttataatggtaaaaagatACATATCCCAGCGTTTGAGAGCCCCTTCCTTCTTCGTGACTTCAGGACCACATGGAGTGTATAACGTAGTGCCACGCACGAAATGATCGATACAGCTGCACTCAACTCAGTGTCGCCTCGATCCAACAAGCCATGTGCGTTTCTACAGTTCTACTCACCGGCGGGCTCGGTAGTCAACACGTACTCAACTACTGGATGGTCACGTGCATGCCCAACTTCGCTTGGATTCAGTGGGCACGTGCATGCCCAACTTCGCTTGGATTCAGTGGGCTCATGGCTCGTCTCTTGTCCTTTGCTTGCATCACATCCGGGGTCAGGTAAAGTACGTATATTCTGTGCCTTCAACTTCAAGAGGTTTTTATATgtgtacccttaaaaaagatgTCACACTTCTATGTACTActcaaaagttggtcgtcacctaTATGCCCTTgctcgaacttttcttttccctcacgTCATTCCGTCGGCATTCTGTTAGGTTTTGGCCGTTTGACGGCTCTGACATATGGGACCGGGTTAGAAAAATATCATCCTTGCCCTCTGGGTCACTGACATATTGGGCCGCATCTGTCTCACCCGAGCCTCTCTCTCAGTCTCTCCCTCCCTTCCCACGACACCGCGCGAAGAAATCTCTCCCCGCCCACGGCCACGCTCCTCGCCTGCTTCGCCGATGCCAGCGCACTCCTCACACCCCCTCTCCCGCAACCCGTAGCCCCACCACAGCCTCCCCTCCCCTTCCACCTCCCATCCCATGGCgccgcgccccgccgccgccgtcttcgTCGTCGGCGCCGTGGTggccctgctcctgctcctgctccctcctcccgcggcggcggcgcccgtgGGGGTGAACTGGGGCACGATGATGTCGCACCCCATCCACCCGTCCGCGGTGGTCGAGATGCTGCGCGCCAACGGGGTCGATCGGGTGAagctcttcgacgccgacccCTGGACGGTCGCCGCGCACGCCGGGTCGGGCGTCCAGGCCATGCTCGCCGCGCCCAACGACCAGCTCGCCTCCCTCGCCCGAGACCCGCTCCGCGCGCGCGACTGGGTCCGCCACAACGTCACGGCCAACATCAACGCTGGCGTCGACGTCAGGTACCACTACCATCCCACACCAACTGCCGGCGGATCTAACTCCCTGAGTAGTTAGTAGCGCTAGCACCGTCGTTGCATTGCCTGGCGCGCTCGGGGTGCGCTCGACTGACGATTGGCGCGGCGGCCGGGATGCCCATGCCCGCGCTCAGGAATGTGATTTGGCGCTGTTTGATCAGTGTTTGGTAGAATGGCGTGGCAAGACGAGTTGCCTTGGCGCGAGTACGTGTTTGGTAGTGGTACTACGAGTGCCAATGCCCAATGGTACGTGATGTGTGTTCTGAACTTCTGCTGCTCCGAAAATGTTTGATACAATGCTACCGCAGTGAGATGTGCATGTTTAATTTCAAGTTCATGCGAAATGGATGCAATGTTTGTGCTGCTGCTGTACTGTTCATTTCAGACGTTCAGGTCTCTCTGCTTGTTGTTTGGAAGATAGGTCTGTTACTTATAGGCAAGTTTAATAGTAGCGAATTCTATATATGCTTGTTCAGGTACGTGGCTGTTGGCAACGAACCTTTTCTGCAGAGCTATAATGGCAGCTTCATCAACATTACCTTTCCAGCACTCAAGAACATGCAGAGGGCTCTAGATGAGGCTGGCTTTGGCCAACGGATCAAGGTAGTTGTGCCACTGAATGCTGATATCTACAGCTCCCCTGAGAACAAACCAGTGCCATCTGCTGGGAGTTTCCACAAGGATATCAATACCCTGTCCTTTGGCGCCAACAGCGGCGTCTCTGGCGCCAAAGGCAATTGGCCTGCCAATAGCACAGGGGAAACGAAAAAGTTCAGACGCCCATACAAGCCCAAGGGCAACTGAGTCATTCTCCAGAGCCGTTACCCACCGTTAGGAGCAAATGCCGACGGAATGGCGTGggggaaaagaaaagttcgagcgagggcatgtaggtgacgaccaacttttgagggATACGTAGAAGTGTGGCATCTTTTTTAAAAGTACACAGATAAAAGCCTCCAACTT
This sequence is a window from Miscanthus floridulus cultivar M001 chromosome 10, ASM1932011v1, whole genome shotgun sequence. Protein-coding genes within it:
- the LOC136485303 gene encoding probable galacturonosyltransferase 4, translating into MWAAGGGRESSAAAVLRVLLIATACGFVFALLHLPLPDGRARSAGPGGGERGAGGGGGVRLSAQQGRIPEARLSVVTEEIDVQTDEIAAEEDERISKSPPDTKEKIWMMQDQLLMAKAYLHFASPQGSVHLVRELRLRIKEIERAISHSSGGTHVPASVLQKMKAMELTLSKAQRTYPRCSQMTSKLRAMMHNSEELFRAHQSESSFLEQVAVRTLPKGHHCLAMQLTAEYFSLDPIKREFPKRDSIQLDGYYHYAIFSDNVLASAVVVNSTIAASKDPGRIILHIVTDALNYPAMMMWFLTNPPTPAAIQIKSLDDLKWLPGDFSSRFKMKGVRDPRYTSALNHLRFYLPEVFPSLSKVVLLDHDVVVQNELTGLWDLDMKGKIIGAVETCTSSEGYHRLDSLVDFSNPNIFSKLDPKACAFAFGMNIFDLNEWRKQGLTETYHKWFQLGKIQKLWKAGSLPLSQLIFYNKTLPLDHRWHVLGLGHDFSIGRNELESASVIHYSGKLKPWLEISIPKYRDYWNRYLNYDNPHLQQCNIHG
- the LOC136489265 gene encoding glucan endo-1,3-beta-glucosidase 8-like produces the protein MAPRPAAAVFVVGAVVALLLLLLPPPAAAAPVGVNWGTMMSHPIHPSAVVEMLRANGVDRVKLFDADPWTVAAHAGSGVQAMLAAPNDQLASLARDPLRARDWVRHNVTANINAGVDVRMAWQDELPWREYVFGSGTTSANAQCSCEMDAMFVLLLYCSFQTFRYVAVGNEPFLQSYNGSFINITFPALKNMQRALDEAGFGQRIKVVVPLNADIYSSPENKPVPSAGSFHKDINTLSFGANSGVSGAKGNWPANSTGETKKFRRPYKPKGN